A window of Cydia pomonella isolate Wapato2018A chromosome 22, ilCydPomo1, whole genome shotgun sequence contains these coding sequences:
- the LOC133530251 gene encoding eyes absent homolog 2 yields the protein MVTLMPCSYLGGGSPRCSLEHTEPKAKRPRSDNNTDVSDRISGEVNQSPCGSESTSNSPPTLLQDASLPALLVSGASTIFQTTTTAANSALNAAVDSLCLPGSSEVDCSLTNGCATSLGLALPLTSTGGLCTSTSSPSAVAWLMNEDSTGGGVKSEVRSPGLCEADVALYGEALPYDQSTLPYQYYNSMQQYGGGGAASSYVGSTLYNQPYTAYPPAHNSNNRSSCKATPTYLSYGVGGVSSVPGSGFGAQPSPYYPSYNGSLTQTFPQQVSDYSSYASSYAEHNVAQYSGYYATPSYSPYHAVSSPSSSGSAGHTSYHLGGALSESPSAMLPSLNDNNPLSPIKNEIHAASRRCRENSGESTSRTRGRSRRNTSSSPAQHVPEPATDRVFIWDLDETIIIFHSLLTGTYATKYNKDTQQIVQLGFRMEEMIFSLADTHFFFNDVEDCDQEHIDAVAADDNGQDLSAYNFSSDGFHAGGGAGAAPALCAPGVRGGVDWMRKLAFRYRKIKDTYNNYRNSVGGLLGPAKREQWLQLRAELEQATDNWLTLACKCLNMINSRENCVNVLVTTTQLVPALAKVLLFGLGGVFPIENIYSATKTGKETCFEKIKQRFGERCTYVVVGDGQDEEAAAKAKNYPFWRVSSHSDIAALYNALDMGFL from the exons AATATCGGGCGAAGTCAACCAAAGCCCTTGCGGGTCAGAGTCAACGTCAAACTCGCCACCAACTTTGCTCCAAGACGCGTCATTGCCGGCGCTTTTAGTGTCCGGGGCGTCCACCATTTTCCAGACCACGACGACGGCCGCCAACTCTGCGCTGAACGCAGCTGTAGATAGCCTATGCTTGCCTGGTAGCTCGGAGGTGGATTGTAGTTTGACGAACGGATGTGCGACGTCGCTCGGGTTAGCGTTGCCGCTAACGTCAACCGGTGGCCTCTGTACGTCTACCTCTTCGCCATCGGCGGTGGCCTGGTTGATGAATGAGGATAGCACGG GCGGTGGCGTCAAGAGCGAGGTGCGCAGCCCCGGGCTGTGCGAGGCGGACGTGGCGCTGTACGGAGAGGCTCTTCCGTACGACCAGTCCACGCTGCCCTACCAGTATTACAACAG CATGCAGCAgtatggcggcggcggcgcggcgtcTTCGTACGTGGGCTCCACTCTTTACAATCAGCCCTACACCGCGTACCCTCCCGCGCACAACTCTAATAACAG GTCGTCGTGCAAAGCGACGCCGACGTATCTGAGCTACGGCGTTGGCGGCGTGAGCTCCGTGCCGGGCTCGGGATTCGGCGCGCAGCCCTCACCGTACTACCCCTCCTACAACGGAAGCCTGACACAGACCTTCCCCCAGCAAGTAAGT GACTATAGCAGCTACGCGAGCAGCTACGCCGAGCACAACGTCGCCCAGTACAGCGGGTACTACGCAACGCCCAGCTACTCTCCCTACCATGCAGTTAGCTCGCCCAGCAGCAGCGGTAGCGCGGGTCACACGTCGTACCATCTCGGTGGTGCGTTATCAG AGTCACCATCGGCGATGCTCCCTTCATTAAATGACAACAATCCTCTATCACCaatcaaaaatgaaatacatGCAGCTAGCCGGAGGTGCAGAGAGAACTCAGG TGAAAGCACAAGCAGAACCCGCGGCCGGAGCCGGCGGAATACATCCTCGTCACCAGCGCAACATGTGCCCGAGCCCGCCACGGACCGGGTCTTCATCTGGGACTTGGACGAGACCATCATCATATTCCACTCGCTGCTCACGGGGACTTACGCTACTAAGtataataag GATACACAACAAATAGTACAGCTGGGATTCAGAATGGAAGAGATGATATTTAGCTTGGCTGATACACATTTCTTCTTCAATGATGTCGAG GACTGCGACCAGGAGCACATAGACGCGGTGGCGGCGGACGACAACGGCCAAGACCTGTCGGCGTACAACTTCTCGTCGGACGGCTTCcacgcgggcggcggcgcgggcgcggcgccggctcTCTGCGCGCCTGGTGTGCGCGGCGGCGTCGACTGGATGAGGAAGCTCGCCTTCCGCTACCGGAAGATCAAGgatacttataataattatagaaaTAG CGTTGGAGGCTTGTTAGGACCAGCGAAACGAGAACAGTGGCTGCAACTACGAGCCGAACTTGAACAGGCGACGGATAACTGGCTCACGTTGGCCTGTAAATGCCTCAATATGATTAACTCAAG GGAGAACTGCGTAAACGTGCTGGTGACGACGACACAGCTGGTTCCGGCGCTGGCCAAGGTGCTGCTGTTCGGGCTCGGCGGCGTGTTCCCCATCGAGAACATCTACTCCGCCACCAAGACCG GAAAAGAAACCTGTTTCGAGAAAATCAAGCAACGTTTCGGCGAGCGCTGCACGTACGTGGTGGTGGGCGACGGGCAGGACGAGGAGGCGGCCGCCAAGGCCAAGAACTACCCCTTCTGGCGCGTCTCCTCGCACTCCGACATCGCGGCGCTCTACAACGCGCTCGACATGGGCTTCTTATGA